In Erigeron canadensis isolate Cc75 chromosome 7, C_canadensis_v1, whole genome shotgun sequence, one DNA window encodes the following:
- the LOC122609100 gene encoding probable F-box protein At1g60180, which produces MFKASKKFNLYEIEASSFYRNVYFTNINLKYCNLNPDISITWNSITCLSIGYTEIQEGLLRNILAGSPLLSYLKFESCYGSLINIESASVKDLVLIRVNACEDDHVVSINAPKILALTIVGKMFTSNILLWNVSSLEKAKIDFLIPRNYITIRKEDQEEVLKDVIQKLHHVESVTIGYYIPVISRLAAKGFIFPSNFVGLSVSMVYYLHTDSDVSSDREVDDEI; this is translated from the exons atgtttaaagCAAGTAAGAAGTTCAATTTGTATGAGATTGAGGCAAGTTCGTTTTACAGAAATGTGTATTTTACAAATATTAATTTGAAGTATTGTAATCTTAATCCGGATATTAGTATTACTTGGAACAGTATTACCTGTTTAAGTATTGGGTATACAGAAATTCAGGAAGGATTACTTCGAAATATATTAGCTGGAAGTCCTTTGTTAAGTTATCTCAAGTTTGAATCTTGTTATGGATCTTTGATTAATATTGAATCAGCAAGTGTTAAAGACTTGGTATTGATAAGAGTTAATGCATGTGAAGATGATCATGTTGTTTCGATTAATGCTCCTAAAATTTTAGCCCTTACAATTGTTGGCAAAATGTTTACATCAAACATATTGTTATGGAATGTCTCATCATTGGAGAAAGCAAAAATAGATTTTCTAATTCCAAGAAATTATATAACTATACGTAAAGAAGATCAAGAAGAAGTGCTGAAGGATGTTATACAAAAGCTACATCATGTTGAAAGTGTTACTATTGGATATTATATTCCT GTCATTTCTCGTCTTGCTGCTAAAGGTTTTATTTTTCCATCAAATTTCGTCGGTTTATCCGTTTCAATGGTTTACTACCTTCATACTGATTCAGATGTATCATCAGATCGTgaagttgatgatgaaatttaa